One Streptomyces mobaraensis NBRC 13819 = DSM 40847 DNA segment encodes these proteins:
- a CDS encoding DUF4360 domain-containing protein: protein MPAGLVTAGAIAALFASAFGTQQPSVITNPPPDKIVIEIATVNGSGCPAGTAAIAVSPDNTAFTVTYSDYLAQVGVGSKPTDFRKNCQLNLIVHVPQGFTYAIASADYRGYAKLEPGATGTEKASYYFQGSSQTTPSSHTFRGAYGDNWQATDSVPVGSLVWAPCGERRNFNINTELRVNAGTSDPTKTNSFMTMDSTDGSINTIYHLAWKECPSR, encoded by the coding sequence ATGCCCGCAGGTCTGGTCACCGCCGGCGCGATCGCCGCGCTGTTCGCCTCGGCGTTCGGCACCCAGCAGCCCTCGGTCATCACCAACCCGCCGCCGGACAAGATCGTCATCGAGATCGCGACGGTCAACGGCTCGGGCTGTCCGGCCGGTACGGCCGCCATCGCGGTGTCGCCCGACAACACCGCCTTCACCGTCACCTACAGCGACTACCTGGCCCAGGTCGGCGTGGGCTCCAAGCCCACCGACTTCCGCAAGAACTGCCAGCTCAACCTGATCGTGCACGTACCGCAGGGCTTCACCTACGCGATCGCCAGCGCCGACTACCGCGGCTACGCCAAGCTGGAGCCCGGCGCGACCGGCACCGAGAAGGCGTCCTACTACTTCCAGGGCTCCTCGCAGACGACACCCAGCTCCCACACCTTCAGAGGCGCGTACGGCGACAACTGGCAGGCCACCGACTCCGTCCCGGTGGGCTCGCTGGTGTGGGCGCCCTGCGGTGAGCGGCGCAACTTCAACATCAACACGGAACTCCGCGTCAACGCCGGTACCTCCGACCCCACCAAGACCAACAGCTTCATGACCATGGACTCGACGGACGGCAGCATCAACACGATCTACCACCTGGCGTGGAAGGAGTGCCCGAGCAGGTAG
- a CDS encoding AMP-binding protein, translating to MEGYPEPSPREFLGGVLAAPDRPPGPSVVRWDGLGPEAAARLVAEVVPDLVEVCTSGSTGPAVRWRHSRWQLWTEAHLLAGLVRADRPRAVLSFAPPTHLYGLVATVLLPAALGVPVCYWPRYGLPAPALDAGRWLVVAIPWAFPVLLRDPSVLGRREHVTVLHSTATLPATAAEFAAATGPGRVRLVEVFGSTETGAIAHRQRTGPSLRTPGARAPEPWTLMDDVRFAPGPAGRLTVAGPRLALGPDGRPLPRWTTDDHVRRLDDRAFRFRGRRSRLIKVNGRRIDLGVLEERLRAVLDCADLACVPVADPLRGEHVELLVAAPGEPCLVPRRTTEVLRELGVTVGRITIVDRIDRGATGKLRGPAVRRVAGP from the coding sequence ATGGAGGGGTATCCGGAGCCGTCGCCGCGCGAGTTCCTCGGCGGGGTGCTGGCCGCGCCGGACCGGCCGCCGGGCCCGTCGGTCGTCCGCTGGGACGGGCTGGGGCCGGAGGCGGCGGCGAGGCTGGTGGCGGAGGTGGTGCCGGACCTCGTCGAGGTGTGCACCTCCGGCAGCACGGGCCCCGCCGTCCGCTGGCGGCACAGCAGGTGGCAGCTGTGGACGGAGGCGCACCTGCTGGCCGGGCTGGTCCGCGCCGACCGCCCCCGGGCGGTGCTGTCCTTCGCTCCCCCGACGCACCTGTACGGCCTGGTCGCCACCGTGCTGCTGCCCGCCGCGCTCGGCGTCCCGGTCTGCTACTGGCCCCGGTACGGGCTGCCGGCGCCCGCCCTCGACGCGGGCCGGTGGCTGGTGGTCGCCATCCCGTGGGCCTTCCCCGTCCTGCTCCGCGACCCGTCGGTGCTGGGCCGGCGCGAGCACGTCACCGTCCTGCACAGCACCGCCACGCTCCCGGCGACGGCCGCGGAGTTCGCGGCGGCGACCGGCCCCGGACGGGTGCGGCTGGTCGAGGTGTTCGGGTCGACGGAGACCGGCGCCATCGCCCACCGGCAGCGGACCGGGCCGTCGCTGCGGACGCCGGGGGCGCGGGCGCCGGAGCCCTGGACGCTGATGGACGACGTCCGCTTCGCCCCCGGGCCCGCCGGCCGGCTCACCGTCGCGGGCCCCCGGCTCGCCCTGGGCCCGGACGGCCGGCCGCTGCCCCGGTGGACCACCGACGACCACGTCCGGCGGCTGGACGACCGCGCCTTCCGGTTCCGGGGCCGCCGCTCCCGGCTGATCAAGGTCAACGGCCGCCGGATCGACCTCGGTGTGCTGGAGGAGCGGCTGCGCGCCGTCCTGGACTGCGCCGACCTGGCCTGTGTGCCCGTCGCCGACCCGCTCCGCGGCGAGCACGTCGAACTGCTCGTCGCCGCCCCCGGCGAGCCGTGCCTGGTCCCCCGGCGGACCACGGAGGTGCTGCGCGAACTCGGCGTCACCGTCGGGCGGATCACCATCGTGGACCGCATCGACCGCGGCGCCACCGGGAAGCTCCGGGGCCCGGCCGTGCGACGGGTGGCGGGCCCATGA
- a CDS encoding 4-hydroxyphenylacetate 3-hydroxylase family protein produces the protein MRDQHVGSPAPPRQDGGRAAERPPTGAEYLESLRDGREVWIYGERVADVTAHPAFRNSARTLARLYDALHDPALRGVLTTDSDAGGTVTHPFFRAPRGTADLRAARDAIAVWQRMTYGWMGRTPDYKASFMATLGADPGFYGPFAANASAWYARAQNRVLFLSHALVDPPVSRHAEDGAGIRVRVVAETADGIVVSGAKGIATGAALTQYAFVSHTGPRPDDPAQAVSFVAPLDTPGLKVVCRAGYELRDGRSDSPFDHPLSSRFDENDALLVFDRAVVPWPNVLIHRDVERAGAFAHGSGFLPRFLFHSAVRMSVKLDFLCGLLLKAVRSNGSDVHPGVQSGVGEALAWRHTVHALVTAMTERSEPWARGRVHPPLAPCLAYRVLAPTAYRTVRQLIQRLVAGPLIGTVSHPSDFRAPGLGPFLDVYLRGADGGGAEERAKLMKLVWDGVGSEFASRHELYESLHAANPEVTRFETFRFAERTGLRDELCGFVDRCLSEYDAEGWTVPYLRDGDG, from the coding sequence ATGCGCGACCAGCACGTCGGCTCCCCCGCCCCACCGCGCCAGGACGGCGGTCGCGCCGCCGAACGGCCGCCCACCGGCGCCGAGTACCTGGAGAGCCTGCGGGACGGCCGCGAGGTGTGGATCTACGGCGAGCGCGTCGCGGACGTCACCGCCCACCCGGCGTTCCGCAACAGCGCCCGGACGCTCGCCCGGCTCTACGACGCCCTCCACGACCCGGCGCTGCGCGGGGTGCTGACCACGGACAGCGACGCGGGCGGGACGGTCACCCACCCGTTCTTCCGGGCGCCGCGCGGGACGGCGGACCTGCGGGCCGCGCGGGACGCCATCGCGGTGTGGCAGCGGATGACGTACGGCTGGATGGGCCGGACGCCGGACTACAAGGCGTCGTTCATGGCCACGCTGGGCGCCGACCCGGGCTTCTACGGCCCGTTCGCGGCCAACGCCTCGGCCTGGTACGCGCGGGCGCAGAACCGGGTGCTGTTCCTGAGCCACGCCCTCGTCGACCCGCCGGTGAGCCGGCACGCGGAGGACGGCGCGGGGATCCGCGTCCGGGTGGTGGCGGAGACGGCCGACGGGATCGTGGTGAGCGGGGCGAAGGGGATCGCCACGGGGGCGGCCCTGACGCAGTACGCGTTCGTGAGTCACACCGGTCCGCGGCCGGACGATCCGGCGCAGGCGGTGTCGTTCGTCGCGCCGCTGGACACCCCGGGGCTCAAGGTCGTCTGCCGGGCGGGGTACGAGCTCCGGGACGGCCGGTCGGACAGCCCGTTCGACCATCCGCTGTCCAGCCGGTTCGACGAGAACGACGCCCTGCTGGTCTTCGACCGCGCGGTGGTGCCGTGGCCGAACGTGCTGATCCACCGCGACGTGGAGCGGGCCGGGGCGTTCGCCCACGGGAGCGGGTTCCTGCCGCGGTTCCTCTTCCACAGCGCCGTCCGGATGTCGGTGAAGCTCGACTTCCTGTGCGGGCTGCTGCTGAAGGCCGTGCGCAGCAACGGCAGCGACGTCCACCCGGGCGTCCAGTCGGGGGTGGGCGAGGCGCTGGCGTGGCGGCACACCGTGCACGCGCTGGTGACGGCCATGACCGAGCGGTCCGAGCCGTGGGCGCGCGGCCGTGTGCACCCTCCGCTGGCGCCCTGCCTCGCCTACCGGGTGCTGGCCCCGACCGCGTACCGGACGGTCCGGCAGCTCATCCAGCGGCTGGTCGCCGGGCCCCTCATCGGCACCGTGTCCCATCCCTCCGACTTCCGCGCGCCCGGTCTCGGCCCGTTCCTGGACGTCTACCTGCGGGGCGCGGACGGCGGCGGCGCCGAGGAGCGCGCCAAGCTGATGAAGCTGGTGTGGGACGGCGTGGGCAGCGAGTTCGCGAGCCGGCACGAGCTCTACGAGAGCCTGCACGCGGCCAACCCGGAGGTCACCCGCTTCGAGACCTTCCGGTTCGCGGAACGCACCGGGCTCCGGGACGAGCTGTGCGGCTTCGTGGACCGGTGCCTGTCGGAGTACGACGCCGAGGGGTGGACGGTGCCGTACCTGCGGGACGGGGACGGGTGA
- a CDS encoding SDR family NAD(P)-dependent oxidoreductase yields MGRLADKTALISGTSSGIGRAAAVEFAREGARVVGCGRDPRTADETVRLVREAGGEMVSLAPVDLSTREGAEAWIGFAVDAFGPFDVLCNNASSLRNAPFDRLGPDDWEHTLRNELDLVYLCTRAAWPHLVARGGGVVLNIASISGSRGALFVEQAAHGAAKGGVLALTRHLCGAGAAHGIRVNSISPGLIRTRATAPHIDDPDGGVPGLLRRIPAGRVGRPEEVAALAAFLASDAAAYVNGADVVVDGGVSAMAG; encoded by the coding sequence ATGGGCCGGCTTGCCGACAAGACCGCTCTGATCAGCGGCACCAGTTCGGGGATCGGCCGGGCGGCGGCCGTGGAGTTCGCCCGGGAGGGCGCCCGCGTCGTCGGGTGCGGGCGCGATCCCCGGACGGCGGACGAGACGGTCCGGCTGGTGCGGGAGGCGGGCGGGGAGATGGTGTCGCTCGCGCCGGTCGACCTGTCGACGCGGGAGGGGGCCGAGGCGTGGATCGGCTTCGCCGTGGACGCCTTCGGTCCGTTCGACGTCCTGTGCAACAACGCGTCGTCGCTGCGGAACGCGCCGTTCGACCGGCTCGGCCCGGACGACTGGGAGCACACCCTCCGCAACGAGCTCGACCTCGTCTACCTGTGCACCCGGGCCGCCTGGCCGCACCTGGTCGCGCGGGGCGGCGGGGTCGTCCTCAACATCGCGTCGATCTCGGGTTCGCGCGGCGCCCTCTTCGTCGAGCAGGCGGCGCACGGCGCGGCGAAGGGGGGTGTGCTCGCGCTGACGCGGCACCTGTGCGGGGCGGGCGCGGCGCACGGGATCCGGGTCAACTCCATCAGCCCCGGGCTGATCCGGACCCGTGCGACGGCCCCGCACATCGACGACCCGGACGGCGGGGTGCCCGGCCTGCTGCGGCGGATCCCGGCCGGGCGGGTGGGCCGGCCCGAGGAGGTGGCCGCGCTCGCGGCGTTCCTCGCGTCGGACGCGGCGGCGTACGTGAACGGCGCGGACGTCGTCGTCGACGGGGGCGTCAGCGCGATGGCGGGCTGA
- a CDS encoding helix-turn-helix domain-containing protein, with protein sequence MQQGGAPAGGGERPSLEARITAAKADVARRLRYVRHHHPDGPFTLAGLAERAGVSKRTLSQAESADGSNLTLETLLKVSDSLGIPRPAYFLDEQVFRQVNGELAGGGPASGTPPARVDQLSRMLSDILDTAARARCALQNLPADGNAAGDGA encoded by the coding sequence ATGCAGCAGGGGGGAGCGCCCGCGGGGGGCGGGGAACGCCCGTCCCTGGAGGCGCGGATCACCGCCGCCAAGGCGGACGTCGCCCGGCGCCTGCGGTACGTGCGCCACCACCACCCCGACGGCCCGTTCACCCTCGCCGGGCTGGCGGAACGCGCCGGGGTCTCCAAACGGACGCTCTCCCAGGCGGAGTCGGCGGACGGCTCCAACCTCACCCTGGAGACGCTGCTCAAGGTCAGCGACAGCCTGGGCATCCCGCGGCCCGCCTACTTCCTCGACGAGCAGGTCTTCCGGCAGGTCAACGGCGAACTCGCGGGCGGCGGGCCCGCGTCGGGAACCCCGCCGGCGCGCGTGGACCAGCTGTCGCGCATGCTGAGCGACATCCTCGACACCGCCGCCCGGGCCCGGTGCGCCTTACAGAACCTGCCCGCCGACGGGAACGCGGCGGGCGACGGCGCCTGA
- a CDS encoding M48 family metalloprotease: MGVSLRAFRALVLLFGFYLFCLAVLCALIGTAVLVYRSLGAHPATVKLIALPLLLTVPLVRGMLHLRTPGDDGEDGLPVSEAEQPRLWAAVREVAATAGTRAPDEILLIGGVNAAVSENSRFLGLVPGRRRLYIGIPLMTGLTDSQLRAVLGHEFGHYCNADTRISAITLRGRHALARTVTAFRRQSEKLVEKELTKQRAAAEKRALKGRKPKKAGSTGAGRSHRLMARLFVGYAKFYLRVTRGDGRRQELAADRVAVRVAGRDATASALRRTAALATLHDFYLDGYATLGLPAGLLPPEGQFYGGLGHLLAAPGRRAEFERLARELPGGEPSPYDAHPPMAERVALIEALPDDGRAARGPERWSLELLDAPERLLVRLEEATLAPEVLRLRRASWPELVHFGIRAHRAAEVERLRAATAAYTGGDGSLRALLDAVDGGLLRHVAARLTGGDGGADARAELLRGLHALVVLELVDAGWAGWELSWSDAARLRLPEGYGELVPAAVEAVAAEVPDTRPLRSLLPAA; the protein is encoded by the coding sequence ATGGGCGTTTCTCTTCGCGCGTTCCGCGCGCTCGTTCTCCTCTTCGGTTTCTATCTGTTCTGCCTCGCGGTGCTCTGCGCCCTGATCGGCACCGCCGTCCTCGTCTACCGGTCGCTCGGGGCGCACCCCGCGACGGTGAAGCTCATCGCCCTGCCCCTGCTGCTGACCGTCCCGCTGGTGCGGGGCATGCTGCACCTCCGCACCCCGGGGGACGACGGCGAGGACGGCCTGCCCGTCAGCGAGGCGGAGCAGCCCCGGCTGTGGGCGGCCGTCCGCGAGGTGGCCGCGACGGCGGGCACCCGGGCGCCCGACGAGATCCTCCTCATCGGCGGGGTCAACGCGGCGGTCTCCGAGAACTCCCGCTTCCTCGGCCTCGTTCCGGGACGCCGCCGGCTCTATATCGGGATACCGCTGATGACCGGACTGACGGACAGCCAGCTACGTGCCGTACTCGGCCATGAATTCGGTCACTACTGCAATGCCGACACCCGGATCTCCGCCATCACCCTGCGCGGCCGGCACGCGCTCGCCCGGACGGTGACGGCCTTCCGGAGGCAATCCGAGAAACTGGTGGAGAAGGAACTCACCAAACAGCGGGCGGCGGCCGAGAAGCGGGCCCTCAAGGGCCGGAAGCCCAAGAAGGCCGGCTCCACGGGCGCCGGGCGGAGCCACCGCCTGATGGCCCGCCTCTTCGTCGGCTACGCCAAGTTCTACCTGCGGGTCACCCGCGGCGACGGCCGCCGGCAGGAACTCGCCGCCGACCGGGTCGCGGTCCGCGTCGCGGGCCGGGACGCCACCGCGTCCGCCCTGCGGCGCACCGCCGCCCTCGCCACCCTGCACGACTTCTACCTCGACGGCTACGCCACGCTGGGCCTCCCGGCCGGACTCCTGCCGCCCGAGGGGCAGTTCTACGGCGGCCTCGGGCACCTGCTCGCGGCGCCGGGCCGGCGCGCGGAGTTCGAGCGGCTGGCCCGCGAGCTGCCCGGGGGCGAGCCGTCGCCCTACGACGCGCACCCGCCGATGGCCGAACGGGTCGCGCTGATCGAGGCGTTGCCCGACGACGGGCGGGCCGCGCGCGGGCCCGAGCGGTGGTCCCTGGAGCTCCTCGACGCCCCGGAGCGGCTCCTGGTCCGGCTGGAGGAGGCGACGCTGGCGCCCGAGGTGCTGCGGCTGCGCCGCGCCTCGTGGCCGGAGCTGGTGCACTTCGGGATCCGCGCCCACCGGGCGGCGGAGGTGGAGCGGCTGCGCGCCGCCACCGCCGCGTACACCGGCGGCGACGGTTCGCTGCGCGCCCTGCTGGACGCCGTCGACGGCGGCCTCCTCCGGCACGTCGCCGCCCGGCTGACCGGCGGGGACGGCGGGGCGGACGCCCGGGCCGAACTGCTGCGCGGCCTGCACGCGCTCGTGGTGCTGGAACTCGTCGACGCGGGCTGGGCCGGCTGGGAGCTGTCCTGGTCGGACGCGGCCCGGCTGCGCCTGCCGGAGGGGTACGGAGAGCTGGTGCCGGCCGCGGTGGAGGCGGTGGCCGCCGAGGTCCCGGACACCCGGCCGCTGCGCTCCCTGCTGCCCGCGGCCTGA
- a CDS encoding styrene monooxygenase/indole monooxygenase family protein has product MRIAIAGDGVAGLHLALRLRQLGVEATLFGARSPEDVRRGRALNFVARSGSTRRREALLGVDFWTAPDTLAETRTVTVHGPEPLSFRADPHPAYSMVDFRLYLPALVEEYVARGGRHVVTELTARTVRGLADDHDLVVVAGGRAAGELFPRDPRCSPFDAPQRVLCGGLYRGIAEDVPRSIEFHAVPGVGEVLRMPFVCADGRVDVLGLEAVPGGPLEAVCRTPYDRDPDRFHAAVLGALRRHVPGLRERIDEREFRLNGPGDLVQGGVVPVVRRAWRALAEGTWAFALGDAWCVNDPVTAQGANLASYCALEFAEAVAAGPPFDEAFCRAAEERMRPYAESVAQWTAAFVRPPTPQLLELFRAAAADPAVAAAFAANFDDPPAMWRSIATPERTAAFLDGVRGRSVAPASGVSGERRTRPWAGLPTRPL; this is encoded by the coding sequence ATGAGGATCGCCATCGCCGGGGACGGCGTCGCCGGCCTCCACCTCGCCCTGCGGCTGCGTCAACTGGGCGTCGAGGCAACGCTGTTCGGGGCGCGGTCGCCGGAGGACGTACGGCGCGGCCGGGCGCTGAACTTCGTGGCGCGCTCGGGGAGCACCCGCCGCCGCGAGGCCCTGCTGGGCGTCGACTTCTGGACGGCGCCGGACACCCTGGCCGAGACCCGGACGGTCACCGTCCACGGCCCGGAGCCGCTGTCCTTCCGCGCCGACCCGCACCCCGCCTACAGCATGGTCGACTTCCGGCTCTACCTGCCCGCGCTGGTCGAGGAGTACGTGGCGCGGGGCGGCCGGCACGTCGTCACCGAGCTGACCGCGCGGACCGTCCGCGGCCTCGCCGACGACCACGACCTGGTCGTCGTCGCGGGCGGCCGGGCGGCCGGCGAGCTGTTCCCCCGGGACCCCCGGTGCTCCCCGTTCGACGCGCCGCAGCGGGTGCTGTGCGGGGGCCTGTACCGGGGCATCGCGGAGGACGTTCCCCGGAGCATCGAGTTCCATGCCGTGCCCGGTGTGGGCGAGGTGCTGCGGATGCCGTTCGTGTGCGCGGACGGCCGGGTCGACGTCCTCGGCCTGGAGGCCGTCCCCGGCGGCCCGCTCGAAGCCGTCTGCCGCACCCCGTACGACCGGGACCCGGACCGCTTCCACGCCGCCGTGCTCGGCGCGCTGCGCCGCCATGTGCCCGGGCTGCGGGAGCGGATCGACGAGCGGGAGTTCCGGCTGAACGGGCCGGGCGACCTCGTCCAGGGCGGGGTGGTGCCGGTGGTGCGCCGGGCGTGGCGGGCGCTGGCCGAGGGCACCTGGGCGTTCGCGCTGGGGGACGCCTGGTGCGTCAACGACCCCGTCACCGCGCAGGGCGCCAACCTGGCCTCGTACTGCGCCCTGGAGTTCGCGGAGGCGGTGGCCGCCGGGCCGCCGTTCGACGAGGCGTTCTGCCGAGCCGCGGAGGAGCGGATGCGCCCGTACGCGGAGAGCGTGGCGCAGTGGACCGCCGCGTTCGTCCGGCCGCCCACCCCGCAGCTGCTGGAGCTGTTCCGGGCGGCGGCCGCGGATCCGGCGGTGGCCGCGGCCTTCGCCGCCAACTTCGACGATCCGCCGGCCATGTGGCGCAGCATCGCCACCCCCGAGCGGACCGCCGCCTTCCTCGACGGCGTCCGCGGGCGGTCCGTGGCGCCGGCTTCCGGAGTGTCGGGCGAACGGAGGACGCGGCCATGGGCCGGCTTGCCGACAAGACCGCTCTGA
- a CDS encoding ATP-binding protein has protein sequence MISLPASPRSVAAARAFSRRLLAEWGLDALTDDTALLLSELVTNAIVHVPEGTGDVELSLSRTPAHLVARVTDRGGALPRCSLAAKDSENGRGMWLVEQIAERWGHHASPAGKTVWFALPLPDGHRAPGGPSAVPAPPGPADA, from the coding sequence GTGATCTCGCTCCCCGCCTCCCCGCGCTCCGTCGCCGCCGCCCGCGCCTTCTCCCGGCGCCTGCTGGCCGAGTGGGGACTGGACGCGCTGACGGACGACACCGCCCTCCTGCTCTCCGAACTGGTCACCAACGCGATCGTGCACGTCCCCGAGGGCACCGGCGACGTCGAGCTGTCCCTCTCCCGCACCCCCGCCCACCTGGTCGCCCGGGTCACCGACCGCGGCGGTGCCCTGCCACGCTGCTCGCTCGCCGCGAAGGACAGCGAGAACGGGCGCGGCATGTGGCTCGTCGAGCAGATCGCCGAGCGCTGGGGCCACCACGCCTCCCCGGCCGGCAAGACCGTGTGGTTCGCCCTGCCGCTCCCGGACGGCCACCGCGCCCCCGGCGGCCCGTCGGCCGTCCCCGCCCCGCCGGGCCCGGCGGACGCCTGA
- a CDS encoding SpoIIE family protein phosphatase, protein MGTTDGFRTGPGRTRPAWDEAGSLLDVLSVAAVVLDREGRIILWSPQAQDLFGWTPAEALGQYAAKLLVAEEDLAVVLDLFDRVMGEGESWAGVFPVRHKDGGPRLVELRNVRLEGPHGSMYALGIATDREVLRDLERDLALSLRLVAQSPIGLAVLDTDLRYVMVNPALERIHGFSAEEHLGRRIGEVLPFVDVEESEATMRRVLATGEPELDRFVAGGIGGGEDDRARLVSYYRLEDAGGHILGVAASVVDVTDRYRADLAAAEARRRLALIADASVLIGTTLDLDQTAHELAEVVVPALADVAAVDVLDAALEGNRAPQGRATAIRALAVASAGTAGAVDAARAADPVGELAHYPADRLVAECVATGHPVHLPRVGTRDLPRIARDGTAAALLARAGLHSYIAVPLIARGEVLGALDLKRTDNPAPFTEDDVVLAGELAARAAVCIDNARWYQRERAAVLSLQRTLLPQRPPSPPGLEVAYRYQPAGAAGQVGGDWFDVVPQDGGKSALVVGDVMGSGITAAAAMGQLRTAARTLSGLGLDPAQVLRHLDRAATGLDQQIATCVYAVFDPEGGRCCVANAGHLPPVLLRDGGPPVLLDLPTGAPLGVGGVPFESVAVDLAPGDRLVLYTDGLVETRDEALDVRLAELVRVLDAPRTGLEETCDLLLSVFREGSDDDVALLIAEVGGREGAGR, encoded by the coding sequence ATGGGCACCACCGACGGATTCCGGACCGGCCCCGGCCGGACCCGGCCCGCCTGGGACGAGGCGGGCAGCCTCCTCGACGTGCTCAGCGTGGCCGCCGTGGTCCTCGACCGCGAGGGCCGGATCATCCTGTGGAGCCCGCAGGCCCAGGACCTGTTCGGCTGGACCCCGGCCGAGGCGCTCGGCCAGTACGCCGCCAAGCTGCTGGTCGCCGAGGAGGACCTGGCCGTCGTCCTCGACCTGTTCGACCGGGTGATGGGCGAGGGCGAGAGCTGGGCCGGCGTCTTCCCCGTCCGGCACAAGGACGGCGGCCCCCGCCTGGTCGAACTGCGCAACGTCCGGCTGGAGGGCCCGCACGGCAGCATGTACGCCCTCGGCATCGCCACCGACCGGGAGGTCCTGCGCGACCTGGAACGGGACCTGGCGCTCTCGCTGCGCCTGGTGGCCCAGTCCCCGATCGGCCTCGCCGTCCTCGACACCGACCTGCGCTACGTGATGGTCAACCCCGCCCTGGAGCGCATCCACGGCTTCTCCGCCGAGGAACACCTCGGGCGCCGGATCGGCGAGGTGCTGCCGTTCGTGGACGTCGAGGAGAGCGAGGCCACCATGCGCCGGGTGCTGGCCACCGGTGAACCGGAGCTGGACCGGTTCGTGGCGGGCGGCATCGGCGGGGGCGAGGACGACCGGGCCCGGCTGGTGTCCTACTACCGGCTGGAGGACGCGGGCGGGCACATCCTCGGCGTCGCCGCGTCCGTCGTGGACGTCACCGACCGCTACCGCGCCGACCTGGCCGCCGCGGAGGCCCGGCGCCGGCTCGCCCTGATCGCCGACGCCTCGGTGCTCATCGGCACCACCCTCGACCTCGACCAGACCGCGCACGAACTGGCCGAGGTCGTCGTCCCGGCGCTGGCCGACGTCGCCGCCGTGGACGTCCTGGACGCCGCCCTGGAGGGCAACCGCGCGCCCCAGGGCCGCGCCACGGCGATCCGGGCCCTGGCGGTCGCCTCGGCGGGCACCGCGGGCGCCGTCGACGCCGCGCGGGCCGCCGACCCGGTCGGCGAGCTCGCCCACTACCCTGCCGACCGGCTGGTCGCCGAGTGCGTGGCCACCGGCCACCCGGTCCACCTGCCCCGCGTCGGCACCCGCGACCTGCCGCGCATCGCCCGCGACGGGACCGCCGCGGCCCTCCTGGCCCGGGCCGGCCTCCACTCGTACATCGCCGTACCGCTGATCGCCCGCGGCGAGGTGCTCGGCGCCCTGGACCTCAAGCGCACCGACAATCCCGCCCCGTTCACCGAGGACGACGTGGTGCTGGCGGGCGAGCTGGCCGCCCGCGCCGCCGTCTGCATCGACAACGCCCGCTGGTACCAGCGGGAGCGCGCCGCCGTGCTCAGCCTCCAGCGCACCCTGCTGCCCCAGCGCCCGCCGAGCCCGCCGGGCCTGGAGGTCGCCTACCGCTACCAGCCGGCCGGCGCGGCCGGGCAGGTCGGCGGGGACTGGTTCGACGTCGTCCCGCAGGACGGCGGCAAGAGCGCCCTGGTCGTCGGCGACGTCATGGGCAGCGGCATCACCGCGGCCGCCGCCATGGGCCAGCTCCGCACCGCCGCCCGGACCCTCTCCGGCCTCGGCCTGGACCCGGCCCAGGTGCTCCGGCACCTCGACCGCGCCGCCACCGGTCTGGACCAGCAGATCGCCACCTGCGTCTACGCCGTGTTCGACCCCGAGGGCGGCCGGTGCTGCGTGGCCAACGCCGGGCACCTCCCGCCCGTCCTGCTGCGGGACGGCGGCCCGCCCGTCCTGCTGGACCTGCCCACCGGCGCCCCGCTGGGCGTGGGCGGCGTGCCCTTCGAGAGCGTGGCGGTGGACCTCGCCCCGGGCGACCGGCTCGTCCTGTACACGGACGGCCTGGTGGAGACGCGCGACGAGGCCCTGGACGTCCGCCTCGCCGAGCTCGTCCGCGTCCTGGACGCGCCCAGGACCGGCCTGGAGGAGACCTGCGACCTGCTGCTCTCGGTGTTCCGTGAGGGGAGCGACGACGATGTGGCGCTGCTGATCGCGGAGGTCGGCGGCCGGGAGGGCGCGGGCCGCTGA